Within the Methanobrevibacter thaueri genome, the region AATGTTTTGACAACCTTGGCAGGAATGCCGACAGCAACCTCATAGTCGCCAATGTCCTTTGTAACGATGGCACCGGCACCGACAATCGCATATTCCCCGATTGTAACACCAGGAAGGATGCTTGCTCCTGCACCGATCCATGCTCCCTTTTTGATGTGAATAGGTTTACATGTTAGAACTTGCCTGTCATACTCATCGTGGTTGTTTGAGAGAAGCTGAACATTTGCGGCAAGCATGACATCATCCTCGATTGTTATTCCGCCACGGGCCATCAGTAATGAGTTGGAGTTGATGAAAACATTATTGCCCACTTTCAGACGGTCAAATGCCGCACCAGCAATAGGAGCCATGATTTGACTGTTTTCACCTAAATTATCGCCCAACAGCTCTTTTAAAAGACTGTTGTACTCATCGGTGTTTGGCATTGTGTGATTGAGCTTAAAAACTAT harbors:
- a CDS encoding acyltransferase; protein product: MDFERVDMREMTEEEMTKAGEMAEIVFKLNHTMPNTDEYNSLLKELLGDNLGENSQIMAPIAGAAFDRLKVGNNVFINSNSLLMARGGITIEDDVMLAANVQLLSNNHDEYDRQVLTCKPIHIKKGAWIGAGASILPGVTIGEYAIVGAGAIVTKDIGDYEVAVGIPAKVVKTLDKDKF